The sequence TTAAATAAGGTTGGTTTAGTGATCCGAGAGAAAGGTTTGTTGCTACGTCCTTTGGAAAATGTGCTTTATATAATGGCTCCTTACTGTATTACTAATGGAGAATTATCAGAAGTTTATCAGGGAATTATTAGTATCTTGGAGGCAATTTAGATTTAATAATATTTCATCTGATGTATTGATACTTACTATAGCAATCAGTATGAATTGATTAGGGTGGTATGAATGGCTGATATACTTCAAGCAATTAAAGCAATTATTGATAACACTATCCCTGATATTGTAAGTTATTCTCAGGGTAAAAATAGAATTAATAGTGCAGGTGATGCTTTAGAAGATTTTATAAAAGATATATTTTCTGAAGCTTTAAAAGACAGCGATTTAACTCTCAAAAATAAAAAATATTCAGAGGCTTTTTCTTATATTGGCAATCAGAATAATCCACCTGATATAATTTTGAAAAATGGCGATGCAATCGAAGTTAAAAAGATTGAATCATTAAAATCAAGCATTGCGTTAAATAGTTCTTATCCTAAATCAAAATTATACTTTGACGAGCCAATGATAACAAATTCTTGCCGTAACTGCGAAGACTGGCAAGAAAAGGACATAATTTATGCAATTGGAGTTGTAAAAGAGAAAAAGCTACAATTACTTTGGTTGATATATGGTGATTGTTATGCTGCTGATAGAGAAATATATCAAAGGATTCGCAATAAAATAAATAGCGGAATAACGGAAATACCAAACGTTGAATTTTCTGAAACTAAAGAATTAGGAAGAGTAAATAAAGTAGATCCTCTAGGTATAACATATCTAAGAATACGAGGAATGTGGGGAATTAAAAACCCTGTAGTTGTATATGACTATCTGTTTGAAAATCTTGATATCAATACTTTTAAATTGATAGTAGTAATGAAAGAAGAAAAATATTTATCTTTTCCTTACGAGAAAAGAATGCTTTTAGAAGGAATATCAAATCAAAACTTCACAATCAGAAAGTAAAATATTAAATCTCCAAATAACCCTGCTCAACTTATTCCTGCTAAAATAATTAGCTATAGAATTAATAATTAAATTCATAATAGCTAAGCAATGAATATTGTATCTCTATTTTCAGGTTGCGGAGGATTAGATTTAGGGTTTGAGGAAGCTGGATTTAATGTGATTTGGGCGAATGAGTATGATAAGTCTATCTGGGATACTTATGAATTCAACCACCCGAATACCCAATTAGATAAAAGAGATATTAGAAAAATAGTTCCCGATGATATTCCCGACTGTATTGGAATTATAGGTGGCCCTCCTTGCCAAAGTTGGAGCGAAGCAGGAGCGCAAAGAGGTATTGATGATAGTAGAGGTCGATTATTTTTTGATTATATTAGAATTTTGAAGGAAAAAAAGCCTTTATTTTTTCTAGCTGAAAATGTTGGTGGAATTTTGGCTAAAAAACACGATAGAGCATTTACAAATATTTTGTCTCATTTTAAAGATGCTGGTTATGAAGTTACCTATCAGTTATTAAATGCTGCTGATTTCTTAGTTCCTCAAGATAGAAAAAGAGTAATTATTATTGGTTATCGAGAAGATATGGGTGGGACATTTGAATTTCCCCGTGCAATCAACAATCAATTAACTCTCCAAAACGCTATTTATGACATTAAAGATATTGAAGCTATTGCAATAGATTCTAAAATGAATCAAAGTAATATAGTAATACCAAATCATGAATATAAGCAAGGGAGCTTTTCTAGTATTTATATGTCTAGAAATCGAGTCAGAAGTTGGAATCAACCATCTTTTACAATACAGGCTGGTGCTAGACACGCTCCCATACATCCACAAGCAAATAAAATGATTTGGGTTGAAAAAGATAAATGGAAATTTGACGAGAAATCTCCCAAACCATATCGAAGATTATCGGTTAGAGAATGTGCGAGAATTCAAACTTTTCCAGACAATTTTATTTTTAAGTATAAGTATATTGGTGATGGATATAAAATGATAGGAAATGCCGTTCCGGTTATGTTAGCGAAAATATTATCAGAAAAAGTTTTCTTAGATATCAAACAATATCTAGAGTCGGGATTTTACAAAGCTGTAATTAAACAAGAAGTTCCTAGACAATTAACTCTATTTTAAGCAAATATGAATGAAAATATGTTCTTAGTCGCGCTTTAGCGCATCCGGTAAGAAGCGCTAAAGCGCAACTACGAACCTACTAATTCCCCTCGCAAAACTGTAACAGCTTGTCCCCTCAAATAAACTCTATCTCCACCAGAATATTTGAGTTTTACTACACCACCTCTACTTGAGGCCTGATAAGCTAAAAATTCGTCTTTATTTAATTTATTTCTCCAGTAAGGTGCGAGACAGCAATGAGCAGCACCGGTTACAGGGTCTTCATTAATACCTAATCCCGGACAAAAGAAGCGCGATACAAAATCAAATTCCGAACTACTTTCAGCGATGCTAGTAACAATAACTTCTGGAAACAGCTTGGTTAAAATTGTAAAATTTGGTTCTAATTTTCTAACTAAGTCTTCCGATTCAACTTCTACTAAATAACCTAGAGAATTTTTCACTACTGCTTTAACTGGTACTCCCAAAGCTTCGCTAATTTCTGGAGGTGTAGAAATAGCTTCAGAAGGATTTGCGGGAAAATCCAATTCAATCCAATCGTCTTGTTTTTTAGCAATTAATAAACCGCTTTTGGTGTGAAAACGGGCTGATTCGTCGGGAGAAAGATGATTTTCTGACCATAAAACGTGCGAACTGGCAAGGGTAGCGTGCCCGCACAAAGGTACTTCTGTTGCGGGGGTAAACCAGCGTAAACTATAACCGTCTACTTGTTTGACTAAAAATGCGGTTTCCGATAAATTCATTTCCTTCGCTACATTTTGCATCCATTCGTCACTTTGAGGAGTTTCTAAAACGCAAACAGCAGCAGGATTTCCAGAAAAAGGTTTGTTAGTAAATGCGTCAACTTGGATTATTGTTTGTTTCATATTGCACCCGAATTAAATAAACTATAAGGTTGAAGAAAGAATTTTTAAGTAAGCTTTGACAGTATTATGTAGCCCCATTTCCAACGCTTCAGCAATTAATGCATGACCAATGGATACTTCAAGTATGTTGGGGATAGAACAGAATTTTTCTAAGTTTTGTAAATTTAAATCGTGTCCAGCGTTAACACCTAAATCGTTATCTTGAGCGATTTTTGCAGCTTGAATATATTTGTGAAAAACCGCTTCTACTTCACCCATGCGAAATGCAGTTGCATAGGGTTCAGTATATAATTCAACTCTGTGTGCACCAATCTTTTTTACTAAAGGTATTTGGTTGGAATCAGCATCCATAAAAAGACTGATTCTAATATCAAAAGATTTCAGTTTTTCGATAACAGGTGCGAGTTGATGAAAATTTTTAGCTAAATTCCAACCACTATTGGATGTAAAAGCATCGGGAGCATCTGGAACTAATGTACACTGGGTTGGTTTGACTTCACAAACCATATCCATAAAATTACCTTGGAAAGGATTACCTTCGATGTTGAATTCTACGGTAAGCATTTGTGCTAATTCATATACATCTTTAGGTTTAATGTGTCTTTCATCTGGACGTGGATGAACTGTAATCCCATTTGCCCCTGCTTCCACAGCTATTTTTGCTGCATTTAAAACATTAGGAATGTCGATATTCCGAGAGTTTCTTAGTAAAGCAATTCTGTTGAGATTAACGCTGAGCTTCGTCACATTTAATATTTTTAGCTAAAAGTTACGATTGATTTGAGCAAGTAATCGCTGATTAGAATAATTATCGCATCCAATGTAAATAGATTTTTTCAAAACCTTACCTAAAATCGATATTCCTAAATCAATTTCTGATTCAGAAGTATTAGAAAAACTCAATCTCATTGCTGGATAACCTTGTTGATTGGGGAAAAATGCAGAACCGGAAGCGAATAAAACGTTTTCTTGAATAGCTTGTTGACGGATTTCTGAAATATCAATATTATCCGGTAATTGCACCCACAAAAATAAACCTCCGTTGGGAACTGTCCATTTAGCTTCTTGAGGAAAATAGTTTTCCATTGCTTGCAGCATTATATTACGACTGAGAAGGTTTTCTGTCTGTAGTTTTTTACGGTGACGACGATAATGTCCGGAACTAAGATATTCGCTGACTATTGCTTGAGAAATTGTAGATGTGTGAACGTCATCCATTAATTTACGTTCGACTAAGGGTTGATAATGTTTCCCCGTCACTACCATATAACCAACTCGTAAACCGGGAATCAAGGTTTTAGAAAATGTCCCAGCGTAAATGACTAAATCTTGTTTATCTAAAGCTTTGATTGGTGCTGGTACCTGTTCAAAATTTAATCCTTCATAAGCGTTATCTTCTAAAATCGGACATTGATATTTTTCTGCTAATTCTAAGAGTTGTTGTCGGTGATTTTGTGAAGTAGCTATTCCTGTAGGATTATGCTGGGTGCTGATGGTGTAAATCAACTTTGGTCGATGACTTTTAAGATATTTTTCTAATAATTCTAAATTCATTCCTTCAGCATTCATCGGAATACCGATAATTCTGGCTCCGATATTTTCTAAAATTGATATCGCTCCGTGATAAGTCGGACTTTCTACAATTACCCAGTCATCTTTTTGCAAATAGTATTGCATTGTCAGCGATAAAGCTTGCTGACAACCGCTAGTAATAATCAAATTTTCCGGAGTAATCTCTAAACCCTGCTGTAGCAATAATTGAGCAACTTGTCTTCTTAAAATTGCTTGTCCGTGAGGAATATCGTAAGCAAATAAACTATCAATAGAATTAGTAATTGTCCTTCTACTAATTAAAGCCATATCTTGAGGAGGGCGGGGTAAGCCATAGCTAAAATTGATTATTTTTTCGTTAACTTGTGCTTGTACAGCACTCATATGAATATCAAAAAAAGAATTCCCCGCACTTTCTGAAATAATTACGTTTTGTGCTGGTGCAAATGTGGATTTCATATTTGTAGAGTTAGTTAAATTCGTATTCGATTTATTAACGAAATATCCAGAACCCTGACGAGAAAAAATAATTCCGTCTGCTTGTAAAATGCTATAAGCTTCCAGAATTGTTAATTTATTCACTTGTAAATTTTCTGCTAAAGAACGAATTGAAGGTAAACGTTCTTCTGGTTGCAATGCTCCAGATTTGATTAAACGACTGATTTTCTCTTTAATTTGTAAATATATCGGTTTACGCGATTTTCTATCTAAAGGAATCTTCACGGCTAAATACTGATAATCGCTATCTGAAATATATGCGATTTTTTAACGCTATACACGGTACAGTTAAGAGTTTTTTGACTAGAACAGTTACATTTATTCGCAAACTGTACTAGTCAAATTGAGTAAATCTGTATCTTTTAAAATCATCGATTATAAGGGATTGTGAAATTGATTTCAAATTAGTTTTTTAACAGCACAATGGGTAAAAGCATCACTAAAATCAATAAAAAAGCAAACAATAAAATAAATAATGAAACTATTGGATTATTCTATGGCTTTCTGGGTGTTATCGGCTTTAGTGGAACTCTTCCGGCTACGCGAATTGCTGTAACAGATTTCGAACCTATTTTTGTTGGTTTAGGTAGAGCTATTATTGCGGCGGCTTTTGGAATGGTGCTTTTACGTTTAACTCGGCAGCCAATACCACATCGACAATATTGGGGAAGTTTAGCCATTATTGTCGCAGGGGTAATTATCGGATTCCCGTTGTTGTCGGCATGGGCTATGCAGCAACTACCAGCTTCACATGGAGCAATTGTTACGGGTATTTTGCCTTTAGCGACTGCAATAGTAGCGGCGTTACGTATGGGTGAAAAGCCGTCTTTAGGATTTTGGATAGCAAGTTTTTTTGGAAGTCTGACAATTGTTAGCTTTGCTTTGATTGAGGGTAATGGAAGTATTAAGTTTGCCGATATAGTTTTAATAATCGCTGTTATCGCAGCGGCATTTGGCTATGCCGAAGGAGGAAAACTAGCTAAAATTTTGGGTGGATGGCAAGTTATTTGCTGGGCTTTGGTGTTTTCTGCACCGTTATTAATTATTCCCGTTGCTTCGGTTGCTTTAAAAAACGGTATAACT comes from Rivularia sp. PCC 7116 and encodes:
- a CDS encoding aminotransferase class III-fold pyridoxal phosphate-dependent enzyme, encoding MEAKHLQFVEKQQDNPNVENLRVTGTIAAMNIVSTQESGYLNKVGLVIREKGLLLRPLENVLYIMAPYCITNGELSEVYQGIISILEAI
- a CDS encoding NgoPII family restriction endonuclease; this encodes MADILQAIKAIIDNTIPDIVSYSQGKNRINSAGDALEDFIKDIFSEALKDSDLTLKNKKYSEAFSYIGNQNNPPDIILKNGDAIEVKKIESLKSSIALNSSYPKSKLYFDEPMITNSCRNCEDWQEKDIIYAIGVVKEKKLQLLWLIYGDCYAADREIYQRIRNKINSGITEIPNVEFSETKELGRVNKVDPLGITYLRIRGMWGIKNPVVVYDYLFENLDINTFKLIVVMKEEKYLSFPYEKRMLLEGISNQNFTIRK
- a CDS encoding DNA cytosine methyltransferase, giving the protein MNIVSLFSGCGGLDLGFEEAGFNVIWANEYDKSIWDTYEFNHPNTQLDKRDIRKIVPDDIPDCIGIIGGPPCQSWSEAGAQRGIDDSRGRLFFDYIRILKEKKPLFFLAENVGGILAKKHDRAFTNILSHFKDAGYEVTYQLLNAADFLVPQDRKRVIIIGYREDMGGTFEFPRAINNQLTLQNAIYDIKDIEAIAIDSKMNQSNIVIPNHEYKQGSFSSIYMSRNRVRSWNQPSFTIQAGARHAPIHPQANKMIWVEKDKWKFDEKSPKPYRRLSVRECARIQTFPDNFIFKYKYIGDGYKMIGNAVPVMLAKILSEKVFLDIKQYLESGFYKAVIKQEVPRQLTLF
- a CDS encoding PhzF family phenazine biosynthesis protein; the encoded protein is MKQTIIQVDAFTNKPFSGNPAAVCVLETPQSDEWMQNVAKEMNLSETAFLVKQVDGYSLRWFTPATEVPLCGHATLASSHVLWSENHLSPDESARFHTKSGLLIAKKQDDWIELDFPANPSEAISTPPEISEALGVPVKAVVKNSLGYLVEVESEDLVRKLEPNFTILTKLFPEVIVTSIAESSSEFDFVSRFFCPGLGINEDPVTGAAHCCLAPYWRNKLNKDEFLAYQASSRGGVVKLKYSGGDRVYLRGQAVTVLRGELVGS
- a CDS encoding pyridoxine 5'-phosphate synthase gives rise to the protein MTKLSVNLNRIALLRNSRNIDIPNVLNAAKIAVEAGANGITVHPRPDERHIKPKDVYELAQMLTVEFNIEGNPFQGNFMDMVCEVKPTQCTLVPDAPDAFTSNSGWNLAKNFHQLAPVIEKLKSFDIRISLFMDADSNQIPLVKKIGAHRVELYTEPYATAFRMGEVEAVFHKYIQAAKIAQDNDLGVNAGHDLNLQNLEKFCSIPNILEVSIGHALIAEALEMGLHNTVKAYLKILSSTL
- a CDS encoding PLP-dependent aminotransferase family protein; the protein is MKIPLDRKSRKPIYLQIKEKISRLIKSGALQPEERLPSIRSLAENLQVNKLTILEAYSILQADGIIFSRQGSGYFVNKSNTNLTNSTNMKSTFAPAQNVIISESAGNSFFDIHMSAVQAQVNEKIINFSYGLPRPPQDMALISRRTITNSIDSLFAYDIPHGQAILRRQVAQLLLQQGLEITPENLIITSGCQQALSLTMQYYLQKDDWVIVESPTYHGAISILENIGARIIGIPMNAEGMNLELLEKYLKSHRPKLIYTISTQHNPTGIATSQNHRQQLLELAEKYQCPILEDNAYEGLNFEQVPAPIKALDKQDLVIYAGTFSKTLIPGLRVGYMVVTGKHYQPLVERKLMDDVHTSTISQAIVSEYLSSGHYRRHRKKLQTENLLSRNIMLQAMENYFPQEAKWTVPNGGLFLWVQLPDNIDISEIRQQAIQENVLFASGSAFFPNQQGYPAMRLSFSNTSESEIDLGISILGKVLKKSIYIGCDNYSNQRLLAQINRNF
- a CDS encoding DMT family transporter: MGKSITKINKKANNKINNETIGLFYGFLGVIGFSGTLPATRIAVTDFEPIFVGLGRAIIAAAFGMVLLRLTRQPIPHRQYWGSLAIIVAGVIIGFPLLSAWAMQQLPASHGAIVTGILPLATAIVAALRMGEKPSLGFWIASFFGSLTIVSFALIEGNGSIKFADIVLIIAVIAAAFGYAEGGKLAKILGGWQVICWALVFSAPLLIIPVASVALKNGITASPSAWLGFGYVSAISMFLSFFAWYRGLAIGGIARVSQVQLLQPFLSILFSAFFLREKITYLMMFTAIIVVITVAIGRKQPVERI